One stretch of Zingiber officinale cultivar Zhangliang chromosome 6B, Zo_v1.1, whole genome shotgun sequence DNA includes these proteins:
- the LOC121990747 gene encoding zinc finger MYM-type protein 1-like, with protein MNAHENNQMIAPKIQKQLVNACAVETTNAILADLGDRWFTLLLDEARDCSVKEQMAVVIRYVNKHGEVIEQFMDVVHVATTIAACLKEAIDSLFAKYGLSVARLRGQGYDDASNMSGEFNGLKSLIMKENPYALYVHCFAYQIQLVVVAVAQANQYVCDSMWIVLGSFVLG; from the coding sequence ATGAATGCACATgaaaataatcaaatgattgcccCAAAAATTCAAAAGCAATTGGTGAATGCTTGTGCAGTTGAGACCACAAATGCTATTCTAGCTGATCTTGGAGATAGGTGGTTCACTTTACTACTTGATGAGGCTCGTGACTGTTCAGTGAAAGAGCAAATGGCAGTTGTTATTAGATATGTGAACAAGCATGGAGAGGTGATTGAACAATTTATGGATGTAGTTCATGTTGCAACAACTATAGCTGCTTGTTTGAAGGAGGCAATCGACTCTTTATTTGCTAAGTATGGTTTATCAGTGGCGAGATTGAGGGGTCAAGGATATGATGATGCTTCAAATATGTCTGGAGAATTTAATGGCTTAAAGTCACTGATAATGAAAGAAAATCCGTATGCATTgtatgttcattgttttgctTATCAAATCCAGCTAGTGGTTGTAGCTGTTGCTCAAGCAAATCAATATGTTTGTGATTCCATGTGGATtgtgttgggatcgttcgtactcggctag
- the LOC121990748 gene encoding uncharacterized protein LOC121990748 translates to MEPVRSLPFLLLYVSAIAIAIAIASADSSHSLLRMRIDHAGGGGAADGLFCDSWRPIQSLVIDIILQEMDIRFSETTTDLLIYMSCLDPGNSFSRFDVQKLVRLAHFYEDDFSWNERMLVEQELETYIDDVRLDERFEGISDLGALAKKIIETMKNRVFPLVYRMIELALLLPVATATVERVFSAMNIVKTDLRNRIGDERMNDSLVVYIEKDVFNTVDNEPILQRFHNMESRRMQLSRIR, encoded by the exons ATGGAGCCCGTCCGATCCCTTCCTTTCCTTCTCCTCTACGTCTCCGCCATCGCCATCGCAATCGCCATTGCCTCCGCCGACTCTTCGCACTCCCTCCTCCGCATGCGCATCGATCACGCCGGCGGCGGAGGAGCCGCCGACGGCCTCTTCTGCGACAGCTGGAggccgatccagagcttg GTTATCGATATTATTCTACAGGAGATGGATATTCGTTTCTCTGAAACAACTACAGATTTGTTGATTTATATGTCATGTCTTGATCCTGGGAACTCGTTCTCTAGATTTGATGTACAGAAGTTAGTGCGTCTGGCTCATTTTTATGAggatgatttttcttggaatgaGCGTATGTTGGTTGAACAAGAGCTTGAAACATATATTGATGACGTCAGATTAGATGAACGGTTTGAAGGCATTTCAGATTTGGGAGCTCTTGCAAAGAAAATTATTGAAACAATGAAGAACCGTGTGTTTCCTTTGGTTTATCGGATGATTGAGCTAGCCTTACTTCTTCCAGTTGCTACTGCAACTGTTGAAAGAGTATTTTCGGCAATGAATATTGTCAAAACAGATTTGCGAAACAGGATTGGAGATGAACGGATGAATGATAGTTTGGTAGTATATATCGAGAAAGATGTTTTTAATACTGTCGACAATGAACCAATTTTACAGCGTTTTCATAACATGGAGTCTCGAAGAATGCAATTGTCACGTATTCGTTAG
- the LOC121991928 gene encoding zinc finger CCCH domain-containing protein 31-like, whose amino-acid sequence MDASRKRWRPDAANGNGVGSKRNKEMDSFQPGLGGKSKPCTKFFSTAGCPYGEGCHFLHYFPGGLQAVQQMTNLGNPVMAPPARTSVALPPFHNDSSAPLVKTRICNKYNTAEGCKFGERCRFAHSERELGKPVLPSNEASIAAPLSLGGRMGPRFDLAPPGVDPAASFGASATAKISVDASLAGAIIGKGGVNTKQICRLTGAKLSIRDHESDANLKNIEMEGTFDQINQASAMVRELIVNISASTKLPPRNPAPAAPTGPGSNFKTIMCDNFAKGSCTFGDRCHFAHGEAELRKGLA is encoded by the exons ATGGATGCGTCTCGCAAGAGATGGAGGCCTGATGCTGCCAATGGAAATGGCGTTGGATCGAAGCGGAATAAAG AAATGGACTCTTTTCAACCTGGTTTAGGAGGCAAATCGAAGCCATGCACCAAGTTTTTCAG CACTGCTGGTTGCCCATATGGAGAGGGTTGCCATTTTCTGCATTATTTCCCTGGTGGCCTTCAGGCCGTGCAACAGATGACAAACCTTGGCAACCCCGTAATGGCACCCCCTGCAAGGACCTCAGTTGCCCTTCCGCCTTTCCACAATGACTCGTCTGCACCACTTGTGAAGACCCGTATATGCAACAAATACAACACCGCTGAAGGCTGCAAATTCGGGGAGAGGTGTCGTTTTGCCCACAGCGAGCGGGAGCTTGGCAAGCCAGTCCTACCATCCAATGAAGCTTCAATTGCAGCGCCACTGTCTCTGGGTGGAAGGATGGGGCCTCGATTTGATCTGGCACCTCCTGGTGTAGATCCCGCCGCTAGTTTTGGAGCCTCGGCCACTGCAAAGATCAGCGTGGATGCATCCCTGGCCGGTGCCATCATCGGGAAGGGTGGGGTCAACACGAAGCAGATATGCCGGTTGACAGGTGCAAAGTTATCAATACGTGACCACGAGTCAGATGCTAACCTGAAAAACATCGAGATGGAGGGAACTTTTGATCAAATTAACCAGGCTAGCGCAATGGTAAGAGAGTTAATCGTCAACATCTCTGCTAGCACTAAATTGCCGCCTAGGAATCCAGCTCCAGCAGCTCCGACCGGGCCTGGAAGCAACTTCAAAACCATAATGTGTGACAACTTTGCAAAAGGGTCTTGCACTTTTGGCGACCGGTGCCATTTCGCACACGGGGAAGCCGAACTGCGCAAGGGGCTTGCCTGA